A window of Salvelinus sp. IW2-2015 unplaced genomic scaffold, ASM291031v2 Un_scaffold3324, whole genome shotgun sequence contains these coding sequences:
- the LOC112075656 gene encoding uncharacterized protein codes for MPQSPIPISHPSSLSTPASHPQSSLVPIPHPQPPIPIPITPPKVPRLHPRLTTPICLPQSPIPAPIRPQPALSPIPSSHPQHPHATSPSPSASHPQVASTPSLPSYPAPTPRNPSPIPSSSPGHPTPIRPSLSHPSQPAHLSHPSPSPSPPIPSLPSPVSPYSSPHPSHPPSPPIPKSPIPSIPSHGPSPSPPSLPQSSHDPPSPAQCPSPFPSLPSQPPIPQPPHPSLPSPASHTLQPPSPHAIPSQSPSPALHPPPRLIPHIPIPSPIPSPPSLQPPPHRHGPPFHPSLPPSPPDPQTPSISQHPITIPKPSHPSSPSHSPASAQSPYPSPPHLSSPAIPASHLPSSHLSAIPQFSHHPQLSIPSSHPQRPLPAIPIPSPVPIPSLLPIPRLPSPSPASHPHPISPSHPHLPSHSPNALPSRLPIPIPSPPSLSPHPTLSLPASPLLHPHLPKPHPSLPSPAPIPSPHPQPPSPVSHPQPPIPSAPTPVSIPSPIPSISPITDQP; via the coding sequence ATGCCCCAGTCTCCCATTCCCATCTCCCATCCCAGCTCCCTCTCCACCCCAGCCTCCCATCCCCAGTCCAGCCTAGTGCCCATCCCCCATCCCCAGCCTCCCATTCCCATCCCCATCACCCCTCCCAAGGTTCCCCGTCTCCATCCCCGTCTCACCACTCCCATCTGCCTCCCCCAGTCTCCCATCCCCGCCCCCATCCGCCCCCAGCCAGCCCTCTCCCCAATCCCCAGCTCCCATCCCCAGCACCCTCACGCCACCTCGCCATCCCCAAGTGCCTCCCATCCCCAAGTCGCCTCCACCCCCAGTCTCCCCAGCTATCCCGCCCCCACCCCACGCAACCCCAGTCCCATCCCCAGCTCCTCCCCAGGCCATCCCACTCCCATCCGCCCAAGTCTCTCCCACCCATCCCAGCCTGCCCACCTCAGCCATCCATCCCCAAGCCCATCCCCTCCCATCCCCAGCCTCCCATCCCCAGTCTCCCCATACTCTTCACCGcatccctcccatcctcccagtCCCCCCATCCCCAAGTCTCCCATCCCAAGCATCCCATCCCATGGCCCATCCCcatcccccccatccctcccccagTCTTCCCACGATCCTCCCAGCCCTGCCCAATGCCCTTCTCCATTCCCCAGTCTCCCATCCCAGCCTCCCATCCCCCAACCTCCCCATCCCAGCCTCCCATCTCCAGCCTCCCATACTCTCCAGCCTCCATCCCCTCACGCTATCCCCTCCCAATCCCCATCCCCAGCCCTCCATCCACCTCCACGGCTCATCCCCCACATCCCTATTCCCTCCCCCATCCCCAGTCCACCATCCCTTCAGCCTCCTCCCCATCGCCATGGCCCTCCATTCCATCCCAGCCTCCCTCCCAGCCCCCCAGATCCCCAGACTCCCTCCATCTCCCAGCATCCCATCACAATCCCCAAGCCCTCCCATCCCAGCTCTCCATCCCActccccagcctcagcccaaTCCCCATACCCCAGCCCCCCTCACCTCTCATCCCCAGCCATCCCAGCCTCCCATCTCCCATCCTCCCATCTCTCAGCGATCCCCCAATTCTCCCACCATCCCCAGCTCTCCATCCCCAGCTCCCATCCCCAACGCCCTCTCCCAGCCATACCCATCCCATCCCCAGTCCCCATCCCCAGCCTCCTCCCAATCCCACGcctcccatccccatccccagctTCCCATCCCCATCCCATCAGCCCATCCCATCCCCATCTCCCCAGTCACTCCCCCAATGCCCTCCCATCCCGCCTCCCGATCCCCATCCCCAGCCCCCCATCCCTCAGTCCCCATCCCACTCTCAGCCTCCCCGCATCCCCATTGCTCCATCCCCATCTCCCCAAGCCCCATCCCAGCCTCCCATCCCCAGCTCCCatccccagcccccatccccagcCTCCATCCCCAGTCTCCCATCCCCAGCCACCCATCCCCAGCGCTCCCACCCCAGTCTCCatccccagccccatccccagCATCAGTCCCATAACGGACCAGCCCTGA